In the genome of Litorilinea aerophila, one region contains:
- a CDS encoding LacI family DNA-binding transcriptional regulator, translated as MASRKRSRNKPPSMKDVARAAGVSQTTVSFVVNQVADAGIPAETQERVWEAIRELGYRPNAIARGLRNRRTHTIGFISDEIATTPFAGQIIQGAQDTAWQFERLILLVNTGANKQMEQAAVEMMLERQVDGIIYATMYHRQVTPPEGLREVPAVLLDCYVADGSFPSVVPDEVNAGRVATEYLIARGHTRIAHISNVDPIPATHGRLEGYKSALADHGIPFDVSLVRAEVSDVPGGYRAGLALLQRSDRPTAIFCFNDRMAMGVYQAAAELGIAIPQELALVGFDNQEGIAARLRPPLTTLALPHYEMGQWAVNHLLALIEQPDTFANQPPIQHTITCPLIERASV; from the coding sequence ATGGCTTCTCGCAAGAGATCCCGCAATAAACCACCTTCTATGAAAGATGTGGCCAGGGCTGCTGGCGTCTCCCAGACCACCGTCTCCTTTGTGGTCAATCAGGTGGCTGATGCTGGCATCCCCGCGGAGACGCAAGAGCGGGTCTGGGAAGCAATTCGGGAGCTGGGCTATCGCCCCAACGCCATTGCCCGTGGGCTACGCAACCGGCGCACCCACACCATCGGGTTTATCTCCGATGAGATTGCCACCACGCCTTTTGCCGGCCAGATTATCCAGGGAGCGCAGGACACAGCCTGGCAATTTGAGCGGCTGATTTTGCTCGTTAATACCGGGGCCAACAAGCAGATGGAGCAAGCGGCGGTGGAGATGATGTTGGAGAGGCAGGTGGATGGCATCATTTACGCCACCATGTATCATCGCCAGGTTACACCGCCGGAGGGCTTGCGTGAGGTGCCTGCGGTGCTGTTGGACTGCTATGTAGCCGATGGATCCTTTCCCAGCGTCGTGCCGGATGAAGTGAATGCCGGTCGGGTTGCCACCGAGTATCTGATCGCCAGGGGACATACCCGCATCGCCCACATCAGCAATGTCGATCCAATCCCTGCTACCCATGGGCGCCTGGAGGGATATAAAAGCGCCTTGGCTGATCATGGTATCCCCTTTGATGTGTCGTTGGTTCGTGCCGAAGTCTCAGACGTGCCTGGGGGATATCGAGCGGGCTTGGCACTGTTACAGCGGTCAGATCGTCCCACGGCCATCTTCTGTTTCAACGACCGTATGGCCATGGGGGTCTATCAGGCCGCTGCTGAGCTGGGTATTGCCATTCCCCAAGAATTGGCCCTTGTCGGCTTTGACAACCAGGAGGGCATCGCCGCCCGGCTGCGCCCCCCCCTGACTACCCTGGCATTGCCCCATTACGAGATGGGCCAATGGGCGGTAAACCATCTCCTGGCTTTGATCGAGCAACCTGATACATTTGCAAACCAGCCTCCTATACAACATACCATTACCTGCCCCCTGATTGAACGGGCGTCGGTCTAG
- a CDS encoding extracellular solute-binding protein, producing the protein MQFRRIPQWIIVCLLIGAALIAGCSTPNQSAQPAAESAAEPATETTAPQAAPQESSAETTGKVQLGLWTHSAGNPDELAVIQEWVNRYNASQDQYEITIEAFPQASYNDSVAAAAVAGSLPCIIDLDAPTVPNFAWSGYIQPLPLTEADVAEMGVLSADVGRYNGQIYSLGQFDVALNIFARKSVLEQYGIRVPTLDEPWTKDEFMAALDALKASGEFEYPLDVNAGYTGEWWAYAYSPWLQSFGGDLIDRSTYLTAEGVLNGPEAVAFGEWFQSLFSEGYAPATPADDQGFLQGRIALWYTGSWAAQTVVDAYGDDALFLPPPDFGHGPKIGAGSWQMGVTTNCSPEATPGAVEFVISTMSPENIALMSEASSLIPTTRAAAALTEDYKPGGRFEIFYDMAERFAVVRPETPGYLTISNQFEQALLKIRDGGNVQDALDDAVDAINQDIEDNGGYGFK; encoded by the coding sequence ATGCAATTCCGTCGGATTCCCCAGTGGATCATCGTCTGCTTGCTGATCGGCGCCGCGCTGATTGCAGGCTGCTCCACACCCAACCAATCGGCTCAACCCGCTGCCGAGTCAGCGGCAGAGCCTGCGACCGAAACCACTGCCCCCCAGGCTGCGCCCCAAGAATCCTCTGCCGAGACAACGGGAAAGGTCCAGTTGGGACTATGGACCCATTCCGCCGGCAATCCGGATGAACTGGCTGTGATTCAGGAGTGGGTGAATCGTTACAACGCCTCTCAGGATCAGTACGAAATCACCATCGAAGCCTTTCCCCAGGCCTCCTACAACGACTCGGTGGCCGCGGCCGCCGTGGCGGGCAGCCTGCCCTGCATTATCGACCTGGACGCGCCCACCGTGCCCAATTTTGCCTGGTCTGGCTACATTCAGCCCCTTCCCCTCACCGAAGCTGACGTGGCGGAGATGGGTGTCCTGAGTGCGGATGTGGGGCGCTACAACGGTCAGATCTACTCGCTCGGCCAGTTCGATGTCGCGCTCAACATTTTTGCCCGCAAATCTGTCCTGGAGCAATATGGCATCCGCGTGCCGACCCTGGATGAGCCGTGGACCAAAGATGAATTCATGGCGGCCCTCGACGCGCTCAAAGCGTCGGGTGAATTCGAATATCCCCTGGACGTCAACGCCGGGTACACGGGTGAGTGGTGGGCGTATGCCTACAGCCCCTGGCTGCAGAGCTTCGGCGGTGACCTGATCGACCGCTCCACCTATCTGACTGCTGAGGGCGTCCTCAACGGTCCCGAGGCCGTGGCCTTCGGCGAATGGTTCCAGAGCCTCTTCAGCGAAGGTTACGCGCCGGCCACCCCCGCCGATGATCAGGGCTTCCTCCAGGGGCGCATCGCCCTGTGGTACACGGGTAGCTGGGCTGCCCAAACCGTGGTGGACGCCTACGGCGACGACGCCCTCTTCCTGCCCCCGCCCGACTTCGGCCACGGCCCCAAGATCGGCGCCGGCTCCTGGCAGATGGGCGTGACTACCAACTGTTCGCCCGAGGCGACCCCTGGCGCCGTGGAGTTCGTCATCTCCACCATGTCGCCGGAAAATATCGCCCTAATGTCTGAAGCCTCCAGCCTGATCCCCACCACTCGCGCTGCTGCGGCGCTGACCGAGGATTACAAGCCGGGTGGGCGCTTCGAGATTTTCTATGACATGGCCGAACGGTTTGCCGTGGTGCGGCCTGAGACCCCGGGCTACCTGACCATCTCCAACCAGTTCGAGCAGGCTCTGCTGAAGATTCGGGATGGCGGTAATGTGCAGGACGCCCTGGACGATGCCGTGGACGCCATTAACCAGGATATCGAGGACAACGGCGGCTACGGATTCAAGTAA
- a CDS encoding carbohydrate ABC transporter permease: MTTTAAELREKPAKGKSNSDLIPGLAMGGAAFLLITLFVIGPFFAGIWYSFTNQRLISPNPTEFVGLRNYTRLLKLSVLPLEPLVDEASGEFLRDEEGNLVYPRSREFTRDAENYPQYAGLREWFNIDWGTTRYVILAGDPIFMRSLVNNFFFALVVIPLQTGIGLLLAVMVNQGIPGQNFFRTMFFAPVVTSMVVVATVWRYLYDVNNGLINEMLGSLTFGAIGSINWLGDPRVAMWAIIIMSVWQGAGFQMMLFVAGLQQIPEDLYEAAGIDGANGWQKFWNVTLPGLRNVMVFNFIIITIAAFQLFDQVLVMTNGGPDNATSTVIFHMFRVGFREQDIAYASTIAVVFFLIILFINFIQRRVTMEGGS, from the coding sequence ATGACGACAACAGCGGCTGAACTACGAGAGAAGCCAGCGAAGGGGAAGTCAAATTCTGATCTGATTCCGGGCCTGGCGATGGGCGGGGCGGCCTTTCTGCTCATTACCCTGTTCGTGATCGGGCCGTTCTTTGCCGGCATCTGGTACAGCTTCACCAATCAACGGCTTATTTCGCCCAATCCCACCGAGTTTGTGGGGCTGCGCAACTACACCCGCCTTCTGAAATTGAGCGTCCTGCCCTTGGAACCCCTGGTTGATGAAGCCAGCGGGGAATTCTTGCGCGATGAAGAGGGTAACCTGGTCTATCCCCGCTCCCGAGAATTCACCCGAGATGCGGAGAACTATCCTCAGTACGCGGGGCTGCGGGAATGGTTCAACATCGATTGGGGAACCACGCGCTACGTGATTCTAGCCGGGGACCCCATTTTCATGCGTTCCCTGGTGAATAACTTCTTCTTCGCCCTGGTGGTCATCCCCCTGCAGACGGGCATCGGCTTGCTGCTGGCGGTGATGGTCAATCAGGGCATACCAGGCCAGAACTTCTTCCGCACCATGTTCTTCGCCCCGGTGGTGACCTCCATGGTGGTGGTGGCTACTGTATGGCGCTATCTCTACGATGTCAACAACGGACTGATCAACGAAATGCTGGGGAGCCTGACTTTCGGCGCCATCGGCTCAATTAACTGGCTGGGCGATCCACGTGTAGCCATGTGGGCAATCATCATCATGTCCGTATGGCAGGGGGCGGGCTTCCAGATGATGCTCTTCGTGGCCGGTCTACAGCAGATCCCTGAGGATCTCTACGAGGCAGCCGGGATCGATGGGGCCAACGGCTGGCAAAAATTTTGGAATGTCACCCTTCCTGGGCTCCGTAACGTCATGGTCTTCAACTTCATCATCATTACCATTGCGGCCTTCCAGTTGTTCGATCAAGTGTTAGTGATGACCAATGGTGGCCCGGACAACGCGACCAGCACGGTGATTTTTCACATGTTCCGGGTTGGCTTCCGTGAGCAGGATATTGCCTATGCCTCGACCATCGCGGTGGTCTTTTTTTTGATCATCCTGTTCATTAACTTCATTCAGCGTCGAGTGACTATGGAAGGGGGGAGTTGA
- a CDS encoding carbohydrate ABC transporter permease — protein MTATRRKSTSLFSKRTQQALALGLRYIPLLILLFYFTFPLLFMFASAFKSSNQAIFADLRSWRAFVPVGDVSLDNFIFVFENSNFLRYILNSTGLAFITILLSLTVNSLAAYALSRLKWPGQRRILAIIIATLIVPGQVTVMPLLLLVANLPSISFADGIHITKGWLDTYHVQFVPFVASAFSIFLFYQFFQEIPKELDEAAMVDGANRFQIFYKILVPISGPVFATVSILTFIGSWNSFLWPIMTVQSDELRPVMVGLQFFFQRNVQWGQVMAYSTMITIPVLAFFFAFQSAFVKSIASTGIKG, from the coding sequence ATGACGGCTACGCGTCGTAAATCAACGTCGCTGTTTTCCAAACGTACACAGCAGGCGCTCGCCTTGGGGCTGCGCTACATTCCTTTGCTGATCCTCCTGTTCTATTTTACCTTTCCGCTCCTCTTCATGTTTGCCTCGGCGTTCAAGTCGAGCAACCAGGCGATTTTTGCCGATCTGCGCTCCTGGCGAGCTTTCGTTCCAGTTGGGGACGTTTCCCTGGACAACTTCATCTTTGTGTTTGAGAACAGCAACTTTCTCCGATACATTCTAAATTCGACCGGGCTGGCGTTTATAACCATCTTGCTGTCGCTGACGGTCAATAGCCTGGCCGCCTATGCTCTCTCTCGGCTGAAGTGGCCTGGCCAGAGACGGATTCTGGCCATCATCATTGCCACGCTGATCGTCCCTGGACAGGTGACCGTGATGCCCTTGTTGCTCCTGGTAGCCAACCTGCCCTCCATCTCCTTCGCAGACGGCATTCATATCACCAAGGGCTGGCTGGACACTTATCATGTACAATTCGTGCCCTTTGTGGCCAGCGCCTTTTCTATCTTTCTGTTCTACCAATTCTTCCAGGAGATTCCTAAGGAATTGGACGAGGCCGCCATGGTGGATGGAGCCAATCGCTTCCAGATCTTCTACAAGATTCTTGTGCCGATCTCTGGGCCCGTCTTCGCTACAGTTTCCATTCTGACCTTCATTGGCAGTTGGAACTCCTTCCTGTGGCCCATTATGACCGTCCAGAGCGATGAGTTGCGACCGGTTATGGTTGGCCTCCAGTTCTTCTTCCAGCGAAACGTGCAGTGGGGACAGGTGATGGCCTATTCCACCATGATCACCATTCCGGTGTTGGCCTTTTTCTTCGCCTTCCAGAGCGCATTCGTCAAGAGCATTGCTTCCACGGGCATTAAGGGGTAA
- a CDS encoding GlsB/YeaQ/YmgE family stress response membrane protein: MGIVSWILLGIVAGVVIVRFTGQRNGTGYLMFFVVGIIGAVAGGFAANLVMRFPPVDFTWASFFVAILGAGIFLFLTSVGQQR; this comes from the coding sequence ATGGGCATTGTCAGTTGGATTTTACTAGGCATCGTCGCAGGCGTCGTCATTGTGCGCTTCACGGGACAACGCAACGGAACCGGCTATCTGATGTTTTTTGTGGTTGGCATCATTGGCGCAGTGGCCGGTGGCTTTGCCGCCAACTTGGTCATGCGTTTTCCACCTGTGGACTTTACATGGGCCAGTTTCTTTGTAGCCATCTTAGGCGCCGGTATCTTCCTCTTTCTCACCTCCGTCGGCCAACAACGATGA
- a CDS encoding glycoside hydrolase family 32 protein has product MTNRAHARDFVRRDPHRPGYHFLPPANWMNDPNGFIQWRGEYHLFYQYNPAGPWHGHIHWGHAVSKDLVHWQHLPIALAPTPGGPDEEGCWSGCAVDDNGTPTLVYTGVHTGVHPQVVCLATGDSDMRTWRKDPANPVIAEPPAHIRHRTGGHFRDPFVWRENGRWEMLIAAKIENKGSVILHYRSDDLRQWEYMGTFLEGDVRQIYPFWTGTMWECPNLVDFGEQRSLIFSVQANPRDHLYVVHYTGPYRDGRLHARQQGILVYGGYFYAAHVARVADGRHILWAWLKEGRSEAACQQAGWAGILSLPLELTLGEDGEPRLTPARELTKLRRVHRRFAGHLPEDAIRWDTAGGSLEIVARFAPPTGEVGVVVLAAPDGSEETRIVYRPELAQLYLETNDSSLAEDVDKNVQVAPLALASGEELELRIFVDQSVVEIFTNRACLMGRVYPTRSDSVGIRLIAGPGATGPVTLDVWHLVPNTLFVV; this is encoded by the coding sequence ATGACGAATCGTGCGCACGCAAGAGACTTTGTTCGGCGAGACCCCCACCGACCCGGCTACCACTTTCTGCCGCCGGCCAACTGGATGAATGATCCGAATGGCTTCATCCAGTGGCGGGGCGAGTACCATCTTTTCTACCAGTACAACCCCGCAGGCCCCTGGCATGGGCATATTCACTGGGGCCACGCGGTCAGCAAAGATCTAGTCCACTGGCAACATCTGCCCATCGCACTGGCCCCAACCCCTGGCGGCCCCGATGAGGAAGGGTGTTGGTCCGGCTGTGCGGTGGATGACAATGGCACGCCCACCCTTGTCTATACAGGCGTCCATACAGGCGTCCATCCCCAGGTGGTCTGTCTGGCTACCGGCGATTCGGACATGAGGACCTGGCGCAAGGACCCGGCCAACCCGGTGATCGCCGAGCCGCCGGCTCACATCCGCCACCGAACTGGCGGCCACTTCCGGGATCCCTTCGTCTGGCGAGAAAACGGGCGCTGGGAAATGCTGATCGCCGCCAAGATCGAAAACAAGGGCAGCGTGATCTTGCACTATCGCTCTGACGACTTGCGGCAGTGGGAGTACATGGGAACCTTTCTGGAGGGAGACGTTCGCCAGATCTACCCCTTCTGGACCGGGACCATGTGGGAGTGCCCGAATCTCGTCGATTTCGGCGAGCAGCGGAGCCTCATCTTTTCTGTTCAGGCCAACCCGAGGGACCACTTGTACGTGGTTCATTACACAGGACCGTATCGAGATGGCCGCCTGCATGCACGGCAACAGGGCATTCTGGTCTACGGCGGCTATTTCTACGCCGCGCACGTGGCCCGGGTGGCAGATGGACGTCACATCCTCTGGGCCTGGCTGAAGGAAGGCCGCAGTGAAGCCGCGTGCCAACAGGCCGGCTGGGCCGGGATTCTTTCCCTGCCTTTGGAACTCACTTTGGGTGAGGACGGCGAACCACGCTTGACCCCGGCCCGGGAGTTGACCAAGCTGCGCCGGGTGCACCGTCGGTTTGCCGGTCATCTTCCAGAGGACGCGATCCGCTGGGACACTGCAGGCGGCAGCTTGGAGATTGTCGCTAGGTTTGCACCACCGACTGGTGAGGTGGGCGTCGTGGTGTTGGCCGCACCGGACGGCAGCGAGGAGACCCGGATCGTCTACCGGCCTGAACTGGCTCAGCTCTACCTGGAGACGAATGACTCCTCGCTGGCTGAAGACGTGGACAAGAATGTGCAGGTCGCCCCTTTGGCCCTTGCTTCGGGCGAGGAATTGGAACTCCGCATCTTCGTGGACCAGTCGGTGGTGGAAATCTTTACGAATCGCGCCTGTCTGATGGGCCGAGTTTACCCCACCCGCTCTGACAGCGTCGGAATCCGGCTGATTGCCGGCCCCGGAGCCACCGGGCCGGTCACCCTGGACGTATGGCATCTGGTCCCCAACACCCTCTTTGTTGTCTAG
- a CDS encoding GH32 C-terminal domain-containing protein: protein MQDRKLRWIRALRFSVLLLLLLMLSVVSGFAAGSGDQAETAAAPREIVNPSFETGDLTGWTIVSGTAFSNTHISNASDWGWGCCFNPDGTYFYWGAQNTGDAPTGEMHSSVFTLEGSGRITFLIGGGNDINNLYVALMRASDDKELMRATNVNFADSEAFNLVEWNASAYLGEELYFKVVDNASGGWGHINVDGFRTYIPNDIENPSFETGDLTGWTVITGTAFSDARVTNATDWGWGCCFNPDGTYHFWGAKDGGDAPTGEMRSSTFRLDGTGAISFLIGGGNDINNLYVALVRASDGTELMKATNTAFADSEAYSKVTWDASAHLGEEVYIKVVDNATGGWGHINVDGFDVYEPVVSNEIENPSFETGDLTGWTVITGTAFSDARVTNATDWGWGCCFNPDGTYHFWGAKDGGDAPTGEMRSSTFTLAGTGEVSFLIGGGNDIDNLYVALVRESDGAELMKATNTAFADSEAYTRVTWDASAYLGKNLYFKVVDKATGGWGHINVDGFRTVSVLDIPMTPMYWPFDEGAGSRTTEVISNVTDTIHYVFNDAKFKPDSDPLWKDGIKGKALLFDGYSTWIERPASAIFTPSSKLMIQAWVAPRSYEWGDLSQPSAIVSQYNKKANEGYVLGMYRHGTLGFDVGVGGNWYSVRAEGKDALPLDQWSFVVGVFDGAAGKLQLYRNGELVAETNTPKGLPITPHDGTFAIGRATYPAIINGVFTANMFNGLIDELRITKEISDTAGVRQIYSDTLAALGGSLPLPDTAAQRSRFDGDRYRPQYHFMPPEHWMNEPHAPIFWNGMYHIFYQKNPQGPYWHQIHWGHAISTDMVHWTELPPALRPTAGSVAPDGVWSGSATTDANGNPVLFFTAGDDSKSPNQSTGLATPLAATNPLTSWVMYDQPVTVQTPGLPTPTGEVWFGQFRDPFVWKEVGQDGKPIWYQLVGSGIREQGGGAPIGGTALLYTSTDLYNWTYRGPLFIGDVKSYPATGHVWELPVLLPLGKDSQGIEKHIFLINPWFDGYSPYNVKYVWYWVGRWDATAYKFIPDSPEPKLLDYGEHFTGPSGHVDGQGRTILWTIAQDRRTEQDHYAAGWAHNAGLPVVLSLLPDDTVGIRPIDELHSLRQSQVVSLTNTSLADTNAALLAAHGQLTDTQEILLTLQPGNATRFGVDVRRSQDGREFTRFGFEASSTDRTVTGTFSVDRTWSSLDPDPRKGIHSGPLTLNDDGSFTLHVYVDRSMVEAYANGRKSITTRIYPTLADAVGVHIWANGTVTVTNLSVWNLGSAYGSLVPSVYPPAKKAQVVGEFPNGDFQTCDLTGWTIVSGNPYTNTNVTTRNDWGWGGDFRQAHAWGSQDRCHLWGFNDQNGGDGATGVMRSQTFTLAGDGQIDFLIAGGYDPDNLYVALVRASDQKILFKETGKFYDSYFRAQYERRHWDASAYVGQELYLEVVDNATDGWGHISLDDINIPLPPHQSWLPLVGR, encoded by the coding sequence ATGCAAGACAGAAAGCTTCGATGGATTCGCGCCTTGCGCTTCAGTGTCTTGCTCCTCTTGCTGCTGATGCTTTCCGTTGTCTCTGGCTTTGCTGCGGGAAGTGGAGACCAGGCAGAGACTGCAGCCGCGCCCCGCGAGATTGTGAACCCCAGCTTCGAGACCGGTGACTTGACCGGCTGGACAATTGTCAGTGGGACGGCGTTTTCTAACACCCACATCTCCAACGCATCGGATTGGGGCTGGGGATGCTGTTTCAATCCAGACGGGACCTATTTCTACTGGGGCGCGCAGAACACGGGAGATGCACCCACGGGAGAAATGCACTCCTCCGTATTCACCCTGGAGGGTTCAGGCCGCATCACCTTCTTGATCGGCGGCGGGAACGACATCAACAACCTGTATGTGGCGTTGATGCGCGCCTCCGATGACAAGGAACTGATGCGAGCCACCAATGTCAACTTTGCCGACAGCGAGGCATTCAATCTGGTGGAGTGGAATGCCTCTGCCTATTTGGGCGAGGAACTCTATTTCAAGGTGGTGGACAATGCCAGCGGCGGCTGGGGCCACATCAACGTGGACGGCTTTCGCACCTATATCCCCAATGACATCGAGAATCCCAGCTTCGAGACCGGTGATCTGACCGGGTGGACCGTCATCACTGGGACCGCATTCAGCGACGCTCGGGTGACCAATGCCACGGACTGGGGCTGGGGATGCTGCTTCAATCCTGACGGGACGTACCATTTCTGGGGCGCCAAGGACGGAGGCGACGCGCCCACAGGCGAGATGCGATCGTCCACTTTCCGTCTGGATGGTACAGGCGCGATCAGTTTCCTGATCGGCGGCGGAAATGACATTAACAATCTCTATGTCGCTCTTGTGCGCGCTTCGGACGGAACCGAACTCATGAAGGCGACCAACACGGCCTTTGCCGACAGCGAAGCGTACAGCAAGGTGACCTGGGACGCTTCAGCTCACCTGGGCGAAGAGGTGTACATCAAGGTCGTCGACAACGCGACCGGCGGCTGGGGTCACATCAACGTGGACGGCTTCGACGTCTACGAGCCAGTGGTCAGCAACGAAATCGAGAATCCCAGCTTCGAGACCGGTGATCTGACCGGGTGGACTGTCATCACCGGGACCGCATTCAGCGACGCTCGGGTGACCAATGCCACGGACTGGGGCTGGGGATGCTGCTTCAATCCTGACGGGACGTACCATTTCTGGGGCGCCAAGGACGGAGGCGACGCGCCCACAGGCGAGATGCGTTCTTCCACCTTCACCCTGGCCGGCACGGGAGAAGTGAGCTTCCTGATCGGCGGCGGGAATGATATCGACAATTTGTACGTCGCCCTGGTTCGGGAATCGGACGGCGCCGAACTGATGAAGGCAACCAACACGGCCTTTGCCGACAGCGAAGCGTACACCCGAGTCACGTGGGACGCGTCCGCCTACTTGGGCAAGAATCTCTATTTCAAGGTGGTGGACAAGGCGACCGGGGGCTGGGGTCACATCAACGTGGATGGGTTTCGCACGGTGAGTGTGTTAGACATTCCCATGACGCCAATGTACTGGCCCTTTGATGAGGGGGCAGGCAGTCGTACAACCGAAGTGATCTCCAACGTGACGGATACGATCCATTATGTGTTCAACGATGCCAAATTCAAGCCTGACAGCGATCCCCTGTGGAAGGACGGCATAAAAGGTAAGGCCCTGCTGTTCGATGGGTACTCTACCTGGATTGAGCGGCCCGCCTCGGCCATTTTCACGCCGAGCAGCAAACTCATGATCCAGGCCTGGGTCGCGCCCCGTTCCTATGAGTGGGGCGACTTGAGCCAGCCGTCTGCCATCGTGAGTCAGTACAACAAGAAAGCTAATGAAGGCTATGTCTTAGGCATGTACCGGCACGGAACCCTTGGTTTCGATGTAGGCGTTGGCGGGAACTGGTACTCGGTGCGGGCCGAGGGGAAGGACGCACTTCCTCTTGACCAGTGGTCCTTTGTGGTCGGTGTGTTTGACGGCGCCGCCGGGAAGTTGCAGCTCTATCGCAACGGCGAACTGGTGGCCGAAACCAATACGCCGAAAGGGTTGCCCATTACACCTCACGACGGGACGTTCGCTATCGGTCGGGCGACCTACCCTGCCATCATCAATGGCGTCTTTACGGCTAACATGTTCAACGGCCTGATCGATGAGTTGCGCATCACAAAGGAGATTTCAGACACAGCAGGCGTCCGGCAGATTTATTCGGACACCTTAGCGGCCCTGGGCGGTTCGCTGCCTTTGCCTGACACCGCAGCGCAGCGCAGCCGGTTCGATGGCGACCGCTACCGGCCGCAGTATCACTTCATGCCGCCCGAACACTGGATGAATGAACCCCACGCGCCCATCTTCTGGAACGGCATGTACCACATCTTCTACCAGAAGAATCCACAGGGACCCTACTGGCACCAGATCCATTGGGGACACGCCATAAGCACGGACATGGTCCACTGGACCGAATTGCCGCCGGCCCTGCGGCCGACAGCCGGTTCCGTCGCTCCGGACGGGGTTTGGTCCGGCAGCGCGACGACCGACGCCAATGGCAATCCGGTGCTCTTCTTCACCGCCGGCGACGATAGCAAGTCGCCGAACCAGAGTACTGGGCTGGCGACGCCGTTGGCCGCCACCAATCCCTTGACGAGCTGGGTCATGTACGACCAGCCCGTAACGGTGCAGACGCCCGGCCTACCAACGCCTACCGGCGAAGTTTGGTTCGGCCAGTTCCGGGATCCCTTCGTCTGGAAGGAAGTGGGCCAGGATGGGAAACCCATCTGGTACCAACTGGTTGGCTCGGGTATTCGTGAGCAAGGAGGTGGGGCGCCCATCGGTGGAACAGCCCTGCTCTACACTTCCACAGACCTCTACAACTGGACCTACCGGGGACCTCTGTTCATCGGCGATGTGAAAAGTTACCCGGCTACGGGGCATGTGTGGGAGCTACCTGTTCTCCTTCCCCTGGGCAAGGACAGCCAGGGCATAGAAAAACACATCTTCCTCATCAACCCCTGGTTTGATGGCTACAGTCCCTACAATGTCAAGTATGTCTGGTACTGGGTTGGCCGTTGGGATGCAACCGCCTACAAGTTCATCCCGGACAGCCCTGAACCCAAACTGCTGGATTATGGCGAGCACTTCACGGGGCCTAGCGGACATGTGGACGGTCAAGGCCGCACGATCCTGTGGACCATCGCCCAGGATAGACGCACAGAACAAGACCACTATGCTGCCGGTTGGGCCCATAACGCCGGCTTGCCAGTGGTGCTCTCACTCCTGCCCGACGACACGGTGGGGATTCGTCCCATCGACGAGCTACACAGCCTCCGGCAGAGTCAAGTGGTTTCGCTGACGAACACCTCCCTCGCGGACACCAATGCTGCGCTTCTGGCCGCGCACGGACAGCTCACAGACACGCAGGAGATCCTGCTGACCTTGCAGCCCGGAAACGCAACACGCTTCGGCGTGGACGTGCGGCGAAGTCAGGATGGACGCGAGTTCACACGCTTTGGCTTCGAAGCGAGCAGCACGGACCGAACTGTGACAGGAACCTTCAGCGTGGATCGCACCTGGTCCAGCTTAGATCCCGACCCGCGGAAGGGCATTCACAGTGGACCCTTGACGCTGAATGACGACGGGTCGTTTACGCTGCACGTCTACGTCGATCGATCCATGGTGGAAGCCTACGCCAATGGGCGTAAGAGCATCACGACGCGGATCTATCCCACCCTTGCGGATGCAGTGGGCGTCCATATCTGGGCCAATGGAACGGTCACGGTGACGAACCTGAGCGTTTGGAATCTGGGCTCGGCCTACGGCTCTCTTGTCCCATCCGTCTATCCACCGGCCAAGAAAGCCCAAGTCGTTGGCGAGTTTCCCAATGGCGACTTCCAGACCTGTGATCTCACAGGATGGACTATCGTCTCTGGGAACCCCTACACCAACACGAATGTGACGACCCGCAATGACTGGGGTTGGGGAGGAGATTTCCGCCAGGCCCATGCCTGGGGCAGCCAAGATCGTTGCCATCTGTGGGGGTTTAACGATCAGAACGGTGGAGATGGTGCAACCGGGGTGATGCGTTCCCAGACCTTCACCCTTGCCGGGGACGGCCAGATCGACTTCCTGATCGCTGGCGGCTACGACCCGGACAATCTCTATGTGGCCCTGGTGCGGGCGTCGGATCAGAAGATCCTCTTCAAGGAGACAGGCAAGTTCTACGACTCGTACTTCCGGGCCCAATACGAGCGTAGACACTGGGACGCCTCGGCCTACGTGGGTCAAGAACTCTATCTCGAAGTCGTCGACAACGCGACCGATGGCTGGGGCCACATCAGTTTGGATGATATCAACATACCCTTACCACCTCACCAGTCCTGGCTGCCGTTGGTCGGGCGCTAA